The following are encoded in a window of Armatimonadota bacterium genomic DNA:
- a CDS encoding L-rhamnose isomerase: MSVFETAVERYGELEVDVDAALSALLDIPISVHCWQGDDVGGFEVDSGALGGGLAVTGNYLGKARTPSELRSDLSMVFSLIPGSHRLNLHAMYGEFSGRVDRDEIETSHFAGWVEWARAESIGMDFNPTCFSHPKAEDGFTLSHQDKGVRDFWVEHCQRCRVIGDYFGRELGTKCVTNVWIPDGYKDTPADRRSPRDRLQSSLDEVFAKKFDDNLDSVESKLFGIGSESYVVGSHEFYLGYAIKNGTLLTLDSGHYHPTESIADKISSCLMFVDEMMLHVSRGVRWDSDHVVTLNDDLLMIAREIVCNGYLDRVRIGLDYFDASINRVGAWVIGMRNMQKALLIALLEPTALLKDAERDGDFTKRLALQEDAKSLPWGAVWDVHCDRLSVPLGGAWLNEVSDYERKVLSKRC; encoded by the coding sequence ATGTCCGTGTTTGAGACTGCTGTGGAGCGTTACGGCGAGCTGGAAGTCGATGTCGACGCCGCGCTTTCGGCCCTCCTTGACATTCCGATCTCCGTTCACTGCTGGCAGGGGGACGACGTCGGTGGTTTCGAGGTCGACTCGGGCGCGCTGGGCGGGGGGTTGGCGGTCACGGGCAACTACCTCGGCAAGGCGCGGACTCCGTCTGAGTTGCGCAGCGATCTTTCGATGGTTTTTAGTCTGATCCCCGGTTCGCACCGCCTCAACCTGCACGCGATGTACGGCGAGTTCTCCGGGCGCGTCGATCGGGACGAGATCGAGACTTCGCACTTTGCCGGCTGGGTGGAATGGGCGCGAGCCGAGAGCATCGGTATGGACTTCAATCCGACTTGCTTCAGCCACCCGAAGGCCGAGGATGGGTTCACGCTCTCGCACCAGGACAAGGGCGTGCGGGATTTCTGGGTCGAGCACTGCCAGCGGTGCCGCGTGATTGGCGATTACTTCGGACGAGAGCTTGGGACTAAGTGCGTGACGAACGTGTGGATCCCGGACGGCTACAAAGATACGCCCGCCGACCGCCGTTCTCCGCGGGATCGTTTGCAGTCTTCTCTTGACGAGGTGTTTGCGAAGAAGTTCGACGACAACCTCGACTCGGTGGAGTCGAAGCTGTTCGGGATCGGCAGCGAGTCGTACGTCGTCGGCTCGCACGAGTTCTACTTGGGCTATGCGATCAAGAACGGCACGCTTCTGACGCTCGATTCAGGCCACTACCACCCGACGGAGAGCATCGCCGACAAGATCTCGTCGTGCCTGATGTTCGTCGATGAGATGATGCTGCACGTCAGCCGCGGCGTGCGCTGGGACAGCGACCACGTCGTCACCCTGAACGACGACTTGCTGATGATCGCGCGCGAGATCGTTTGCAACGGCTACCTCGACCGTGTGCGCATCGGGCTCGACTATTTCGACGCCTCGATCAACCGAGTAGGGGCGTGGGTCATCGGCATGCGCAACATGCAGAAGGCATTGCTGATCGCGCTGCTGGAGCCGACCGCGCTTCTCAAGGATGCGGAAAGGGACGGCGACTTCACGAAACGACTCGCGCTGCAAGAGGACGCCAAGTCGCTCCCCTGGGGCGCGGTTTGGGACGTACATTGCGACCGGCTCAGCGTACCGCTCGGCGGCGCTTGGCTCAATGAAGTCAGCGATTACGAAAGGAAGGTTCTGTCAAAGCGCTGCTAA
- a CDS encoding ankyrin repeat domain-containing protein, with amino-acid sequence MTKCRLTFFSVAIAALLVVCSCGSRVEPTNIWEAADFGDVDALREYLDSGVDVNATNPDGRGTPIKGAAKFGHMACVELLIARGADVTQRSGPGVSPLEDAIIFRQLDVVKILVENGAMPTDAVELQDVKNLANHVSSPEIKKYINSLLD; translated from the coding sequence GTGACTAAATGCAGGCTGACTTTCTTTTCCGTTGCGATCGCTGCGCTGCTGGTCGTGTGTTCATGCGGCTCGCGCGTTGAACCGACGAACATCTGGGAGGCCGCCGACTTTGGAGACGTAGACGCGCTCCGCGAATACCTCGACTCCGGCGTCGACGTCAACGCGACAAATCCGGACGGACGTGGGACTCCGATTAAGGGGGCGGCGAAATTCGGCCACATGGCCTGTGTCGAGCTACTGATCGCAAGAGGAGCCGACGTTACTCAAAGAAGTGGTCCGGGCGTATCACCGCTCGAAGACGCCATCATATTTCGTCAGCTGGATGTTGTCAAGATTCTAGTCGAGAACGGGGCAATGCCAACTGATGCCGTCGAATTGCAAGACGTCAAGAATCTGGCGAACCATGTAAGCTCGCCAGAGATCAAGAAGTACATCAACAGCCTTCTGGATTAG
- a CDS encoding VOC family protein: MDLGWCDVCLKVASAKASREFYEHLGFRRVEGKDEEGWAVVTNDDVRLGLYEPQHCGEGTLTLNFRGGDVKANAEALVSKGLEFEMGPKEGKSGGWSAILRDPDGYSVFLDTAPGETKKV; encoded by the coding sequence ATGGACCTTGGTTGGTGCGACGTTTGTCTCAAAGTCGCGAGCGCAAAGGCGTCGCGGGAGTTTTACGAGCATCTCGGTTTCAGAAGAGTCGAAGGCAAAGACGAAGAAGGGTGGGCGGTCGTGACCAACGACGACGTGCGGCTCGGACTTTATGAACCGCAGCACTGCGGTGAAGGCACGCTTACCCTCAACTTTCGTGGCGGCGATGTCAAGGCCAACGCTGAGGCGCTTGTGTCAAAGGGCCTCGAGTTTGAGATGGGGCCGAAAGAGGGCAAGAGCGGGGGATGGTCCGCAATTCTGCGCGACCCTGACGGTTACAGCGTCTTCTTGGACACGGCACCTGGCGAGACGAAGAAAGTGTAG
- a CDS encoding glycerophosphodiester phosphodiesterase: MPLGPTTAFVADSWTSTQVVGHRGAAAYAPENSLESFAAAIDSGVRAAECDVHVSANGDVMVIHDSTLDRTTSLTGAVAQTPSWEMIEAGVPTLDQLCDAVKGRLILVVEIKGGDGIEQLVVDSLAEYEMLDSSIVFSFSGDSVARVKSLEPRLYCVWLVGDNALSKEPEGALRSKLDQFQADAVGFSFYGVNKVLTTYLRGEKIPLFVWTIPPGPGVAQLQSLRVNFIITNHPRDVLAQLSEHTTQR; this comes from the coding sequence ATGCCACTCGGGCCGACCACCGCATTCGTTGCCGACTCTTGGACGTCGACGCAGGTCGTCGGTCATCGCGGCGCGGCTGCGTACGCTCCGGAGAACAGTTTGGAGAGCTTTGCGGCGGCGATCGACAGCGGCGTCAGAGCCGCCGAGTGCGACGTCCACGTGAGCGCCAACGGCGACGTGATGGTGATCCACGACAGCACGCTGGATCGCACGACTTCGCTGACCGGAGCTGTGGCACAGACGCCTAGCTGGGAGATGATCGAAGCCGGAGTGCCGACGCTGGACCAGCTGTGCGACGCGGTCAAGGGCCGATTGATCTTGGTCGTCGAAATAAAGGGCGGCGACGGCATCGAGCAACTTGTCGTCGATTCCCTGGCGGAGTACGAGATGCTGGATTCGTCGATCGTGTTCTCGTTCAGTGGGGACTCTGTAGCGCGGGTGAAGTCGCTAGAGCCGCGCTTGTACTGCGTTTGGCTGGTCGGCGACAACGCTCTTTCAAAGGAGCCTGAGGGAGCGTTGCGTTCAAAGCTAGACCAGTTCCAAGCCGACGCCGTCGGGTTTAGTTTCTACGGGGTGAACAAGGTGCTGACGACGTACCTTCGCGGCGAGAAGATCCCGCTGTTCGTGTGGACGATCCCGCCCGGCCCAGGGGTCGCGCAATTGCAATCGCTGCGTGTCAACTTCATCATCACCAACCACCCGCGCGACGTCCTCGCGCAGCTGAGCGAACACACAACCCAGCGATGA
- a CDS encoding PEP-CTERM sorting domain-containing protein, whose product MKRLFGAILLLAAFAPMASAQSIQTLYAWNNFGNLGNAAYLDATVGATALIVTSFDTNTSQLTPFGFTVWTRPGSAAGFENTAAGWTQMATGTGMGMGNNNPSPVTLPSFILAANATTGMALVMGPAAEHRYTNGTAGSGYGGGGNQTFSNADIQLDLGSATNVPFTGGVFNPRVWNGEMYYTPVPEPATMAILGLGILPFLRRRRNKKA is encoded by the coding sequence ATGAAGAGGCTTTTTGGAGCAATTTTACTTTTGGCTGCGTTCGCGCCGATGGCGAGCGCGCAATCGATACAGACGCTGTACGCTTGGAACAACTTCGGCAACCTTGGCAACGCCGCCTACTTGGACGCTACGGTTGGCGCAACCGCCCTGATCGTGACTTCGTTCGACACGAACACTAGCCAGTTGACTCCATTCGGATTTACCGTGTGGACCAGGCCTGGCAGCGCTGCTGGATTTGAGAATACGGCAGCTGGGTGGACTCAAATGGCCACAGGCACAGGCATGGGCATGGGCAATAACAACCCCAGTCCTGTCACTTTACCCTCGTTCATCCTGGCCGCGAACGCCACGACAGGCATGGCGCTAGTCATGGGGCCCGCGGCGGAGCACCGTTACACGAACGGCACCGCTGGCAGCGGGTATGGCGGCGGTGGGAACCAGACCTTCTCGAACGCCGACATTCAGCTGGATCTCGGTTCTGCGACGAACGTGCCGTTCACCGGTGGAGTCTTCAACCCGCGCGTTTGGAACGGCGAGATGTACTACACACCTGTCCCAGAGCCGGCAACGATGGCGATCCTCGGACTTGGCATTCTGCCTTTCCTGCGACGCCGACGCAACAAGAAAGCGTAG
- a CDS encoding pirin family protein, producing the protein MITILNGDDRGKTEFDWLDSYHSFSFGQYFDPERVGFRTLRVLNDDTVQPGKGFGMHGHRDMEIVSYVLSGEMAHKDSLGNGSVIRHGEVLRMSAGSGIQHSEWNDSDTKPLHFLQIWILPDHSGGDPSYQQEPFDLAKASEEWVVLAAPEGGLVTISQDAIIATTIVRTGQSRSVEFDPSRAGFLYVAKGMIRLHGNELRAGDAVQVEEESGLQFTAEFDAELIMFDLA; encoded by the coding sequence ATGATTACGATCCTCAACGGCGATGACCGGGGCAAGACTGAGTTCGATTGGCTGGATAGCTACCACAGTTTCTCGTTCGGCCAGTACTTCGATCCGGAGCGAGTCGGGTTCCGCACCCTTCGGGTTTTGAACGACGACACGGTACAGCCTGGAAAGGGGTTCGGCATGCACGGGCACCGCGATATGGAGATCGTTTCCTATGTGCTCAGCGGCGAGATGGCGCACAAGGACAGCCTCGGAAACGGCTCGGTGATTCGTCACGGCGAAGTTCTTCGGATGTCTGCGGGGAGCGGTATTCAGCACAGCGAGTGGAACGACAGCGACACCAAGCCGCTTCACTTCCTGCAGATTTGGATACTTCCCGATCACTCCGGCGGCGATCCCTCTTATCAGCAAGAGCCGTTCGATTTAGCCAAGGCGTCGGAAGAGTGGGTCGTGCTGGCAGCGCCTGAAGGAGGACTGGTCACGATTAGCCAAGACGCGATCATTGCGACCACGATCGTCCGCACTGGCCAGTCGCGAAGCGTCGAGTTTGACCCTTCGCGAGCGGGGTTCCTTTACGTCGCCAAGGGCATGATCCGCCTGCACGGAAACGAGCTGCGCGCCGGCGACGCGGTGCAGGTCGAGGAGGAGAGCGGGCTTCAGTTCACGGCGGAGTTCGACGCCGAATTGATTATGTTCGATCTGGCTTGA
- a CDS encoding homoserine dehydrogenase: MADQPPVRVGLLGFGTVGAGTYQMLADNDDEIQRKIGRSIVVQRIGVRDLGKKRDLPSDRFSEDLVGIVSDPSVDVVLELIGGESPAAELVEKALESGKHVVTANKELIAKHGSRLITLAHSRGLDLHFEAAVGGGIPIVQPLKHQLAGNDIEKMMGVLNGTSNFVLTKMHRDGMAFDEALEEAQEKGYAEADPSGDVDGLDTKYKIAILAAIAFGKQAPLDAIHCEGIRSVGALDMHYADVLGYRIKLLGICEETRAGKIIIRVHPTLVPNDHPLANVEDVYNALWVHGDFAGDVMFSGKGAGSFPTASAVVGDLIDCARNMTAAGSGSAIPYGIGMNCAPISELETRYYIRMVVVDKPNTLGAISTLFGEAAVGLAAMEMRTLENDQGEIVFLTHRCLESDFVRALADVRKLPVVHSVESWFRVEE, translated from the coding sequence TTGGCTGATCAACCTCCCGTCCGCGTAGGTCTGCTCGGCTTTGGCACGGTCGGCGCTGGCACATACCAGATGCTCGCCGACAACGACGACGAGATTCAGCGAAAAATCGGCCGATCCATCGTCGTGCAGAGAATCGGCGTGCGAGATCTCGGCAAGAAGCGGGATCTTCCATCTGATCGGTTTAGTGAAGATCTTGTTGGCATTGTTTCTGATCCTTCTGTCGACGTCGTCCTGGAGCTGATCGGCGGAGAATCGCCAGCCGCAGAGTTGGTCGAGAAGGCGCTCGAATCTGGCAAGCACGTGGTGACGGCGAACAAGGAGCTGATCGCAAAGCACGGGTCGCGGCTTATAACTTTAGCGCACTCTCGCGGACTCGATCTGCACTTCGAGGCGGCGGTCGGCGGCGGAATCCCGATCGTCCAGCCGCTGAAGCACCAACTCGCCGGCAACGACATCGAAAAGATGATGGGCGTGCTGAACGGAACGTCGAACTTCGTGCTGACGAAGATGCACCGCGACGGCATGGCCTTTGACGAAGCTCTTGAAGAAGCACAAGAGAAAGGGTACGCGGAAGCCGACCCGTCCGGCGACGTCGACGGCCTCGACACGAAATACAAGATCGCGATCCTGGCGGCGATCGCGTTCGGCAAGCAGGCGCCGCTGGACGCAATCCATTGCGAAGGGATCAGGTCGGTCGGCGCACTCGACATGCACTACGCCGATGTGCTCGGCTACCGAATCAAACTGCTCGGCATTTGTGAGGAGACCAGGGCGGGCAAGATCATAATCCGCGTTCACCCGACTCTCGTGCCTAATGATCACCCGCTTGCGAACGTGGAAGACGTCTACAACGCGCTGTGGGTGCACGGCGACTTTGCGGGCGACGTGATGTTCAGCGGCAAAGGCGCGGGATCTTTTCCGACGGCGTCGGCGGTCGTCGGCGATCTGATCGACTGCGCCAGGAACATGACGGCTGCAGGCTCGGGCTCGGCGATCCCGTACGGAATCGGCATGAACTGCGCGCCGATCTCTGAGCTTGAGACGCGATACTACATCCGCATGGTCGTGGTGGACAAGCCGAACACGCTGGGCGCGATCTCTACTCTGTTCGGCGAGGCCGCGGTCGGTCTTGCAGCCATGGAGATGCGCACGTTGGAGAACGACCAGGGCGAGATCGTCTTCTTAACGCATCGGTGCCTGGAGTCGGACTTCGTGCGCGCGCTCGCGGATGTGCGAAAGCTGCCGGTCGTGCACTCCGTCGAGAGCTGGTTCCGCGTCGAGGAGTGA
- a CDS encoding carbon-nitrogen hydrolase family protein, with product MTIKVACVQTDVVFNDPQTNATAAIAHLTQLKDQGIDLAVFPEAYLTGYVVGSGEEAMKIALHLENDKLLRIIKANEPVAEIQKACQELKMHAVVGLIATDGTDVFNAAVLFEPDGTMRRYYKTHLPFLGVDRFVVPGWDLPVFETEIGNIGIGICYDLRVPEALRVLALEGADLIVLPTNWPVGAETSADHTVITRAAENRVYLAASNRVGTENGTTFIGRSGIYDVVGGTMAKAGDGEEVITAELDLDQAREKRTINIPGEYELDVFGSRRPTLYDRITKT from the coding sequence ATGACCATCAAAGTCGCGTGTGTGCAGACCGACGTCGTGTTCAACGATCCGCAGACGAACGCGACTGCCGCCATCGCGCATCTGACGCAACTCAAAGACCAAGGCATCGATCTGGCCGTGTTCCCGGAGGCGTACTTGACCGGCTACGTCGTCGGAAGCGGCGAAGAGGCGATGAAGATCGCGCTGCATCTGGAGAACGACAAGCTGCTCCGAATCATAAAGGCGAACGAACCGGTCGCGGAGATCCAAAAAGCGTGTCAAGAGCTGAAGATGCACGCGGTGGTCGGGCTCATCGCGACCGACGGGACCGACGTTTTCAACGCCGCTGTGCTGTTCGAGCCGGACGGCACGATGAGGCGGTACTACAAGACCCACCTCCCGTTTCTCGGCGTTGATCGGTTCGTCGTCCCCGGGTGGGACCTGCCGGTGTTTGAGACGGAGATCGGCAACATCGGCATCGGCATCTGCTACGACCTTCGTGTACCCGAGGCGCTGCGAGTCCTCGCGTTGGAGGGCGCAGACCTCATCGTTCTTCCGACCAACTGGCCGGTCGGCGCGGAGACCAGCGCGGATCACACAGTGATCACGCGAGCTGCCGAGAACCGCGTCTACCTCGCCGCCTCAAACCGCGTCGGCACAGAGAACGGCACGACGTTCATAGGCCGCAGCGGCATCTACGACGTGGTCGGCGGAACGATGGCGAAGGCGGGAGACGGCGAGGAGGTCATCACCGCCGAGCTCGACCTCGATCAAGCCCGAGAGAAACGCACGATCAACATCCCTGGTGAGTACGAGCTGGACGTCTTCGGGTCGCGCCGCCCGACGCTGTACGACCGGATCACCAAGACGTAG
- a CDS encoding tetratricopeptide repeat protein — protein sequence METLLAIDDFWDFSDPAGTEIKFREALDHAPEDAEDYRAELITQIARTFGLRGKFEEAHELLDQVAEMLPRTGDYVETRYLLERGRAFNSAGEKQKAKELFLQAVDTSRRAKDDYLTVDVMHMLAIVEDPESALEWNLQAIQILEETKQEKAKSWIGPLSNNVAWTYHDIGEYETALSYFEKGRDYRAIEAKEPGYRIAKWAVARCKRSLGRLDEALAEQLASAAEYYPEFDAQSEAADIDGYIAEEIAECLLALEKNDEAKLYFSAAYKTLSKDDWLVENEPDRIARLKDLGS from the coding sequence ATGGAAACTTTGCTCGCTATCGACGACTTTTGGGACTTCAGCGACCCTGCGGGGACGGAGATCAAGTTCCGCGAGGCGCTCGACCATGCGCCCGAGGACGCCGAGGACTACCGCGCAGAGCTGATTACACAGATTGCGCGCACCTTCGGCCTGCGCGGGAAGTTCGAGGAGGCGCACGAGCTGCTCGACCAAGTCGCCGAGATGCTGCCTCGAACCGGCGACTACGTCGAGACGCGCTACCTCCTCGAGCGCGGGCGTGCCTTCAACTCCGCTGGCGAGAAGCAGAAGGCGAAGGAGCTGTTCCTGCAGGCGGTCGATACCAGCAGACGAGCAAAAGACGACTATCTGACAGTCGATGTGATGCATATGCTCGCGATAGTCGAAGATCCAGAGAGCGCGCTCGAATGGAACCTGCAAGCGATTCAGATCCTGGAAGAAACGAAACAAGAGAAGGCTAAGAGCTGGATCGGGCCGCTCAGCAACAACGTTGCCTGGACGTACCACGACATAGGCGAGTACGAGACCGCGCTCAGCTACTTTGAAAAGGGCCGCGACTACCGCGCTATCGAGGCCAAGGAGCCCGGTTACCGGATTGCGAAATGGGCCGTCGCGCGATGCAAGCGATCGCTCGGTCGCCTCGATGAAGCTCTAGCCGAGCAGTTGGCGAGCGCGGCCGAGTACTACCCGGAGTTCGATGCCCAAAGCGAGGCGGCCGATATCGACGGGTACATCGCCGAGGAGATCGCGGAGTGCCTGCTCGCCCTGGAAAAAAATGACGAAGCCAAGCTGTATTTCTCAGCAGCGTACAAAACGCTGAGCAAAGACGACTGGCTGGTCGAGAACGAGCCCGACAGAATCGCGCGGCTAAAGGACCTCGGTTCGTAG